In Magnetospirillum sp. XM-1, a single window of DNA contains:
- a CDS encoding helix-turn-helix domain-containing protein gives MAKRNVSTRGRLESGAPNPVDVHVGGRMRLRRTLLGMSQEKLGEAIGLTFQQVQKYERGANRIGASRLFDLSRVLDVPVSYFFDDMADQVQAQSPVNIIKGSVGLSEEPATFEADPMTKRETLELVRAYYNITDPQVRKRVYELAKALAAVAGTE, from the coding sequence TTGGCGAAGCGAAATGTATCGACCAGGGGGCGGCTGGAGAGCGGAGCTCCCAATCCGGTGGACGTTCACGTCGGTGGCCGCATGCGTCTGCGCCGCACGCTGTTGGGCATGAGCCAGGAAAAGCTGGGCGAGGCCATCGGCCTGACCTTCCAGCAGGTTCAGAAGTACGAGCGCGGCGCCAACCGTATCGGCGCTTCGCGCCTTTTCGACCTGTCGCGCGTTCTCGACGTGCCGGTGTCCTACTTCTTCGACGACATGGCCGATCAGGTCCAGGCGCAGAGCCCCGTGAACATCATCAAGGGTTCGGTCGGGCTGTCGGAAGAGCCTGCCACCTTCGAGGCCGACCCCATGACCAAGCGCGAGACGCTGGAACTGGTCCGCGCCTACTACAACATCACCGATCCTCAGGTCCGCAAGCGGGTCTACGAATTGGCCAAGGCTCTGGCTGCCGTTGCCGGCACCGAATAG
- a CDS encoding DUF2478 domain-containing protein, with product MAEDPIEIPPKVGVIVRSPEAGSPDSMEGFARILQGQGYHVRGLIQRNSPSPASCACTMTLVDLENGEEFRISQDLGTGSTCCRVDTQAVAEATSVLRRAMAGETDLLIVNKFGKLESQGRGMIDEMLAAVSCGIPLLTSVESPLLAHWRELTGGLAEELSPGCGALMRWWDTVRPRGVPRSSRMLRSAQTADA from the coding sequence ATGGCCGAAGACCCTATCGAAATTCCGCCGAAAGTCGGCGTGATCGTCCGATCGCCGGAGGCCGGATCTCCGGATTCCATGGAAGGATTCGCCCGCATCCTCCAGGGCCAGGGGTATCACGTCCGTGGACTGATCCAGCGCAATTCCCCGTCGCCGGCGTCGTGCGCCTGCACCATGACCCTGGTGGACCTGGAGAACGGCGAGGAATTCCGCATCAGCCAGGATTTGGGTACCGGCTCCACCTGCTGCCGGGTCGACACCCAGGCGGTGGCCGAGGCCACTTCGGTCCTTCGCCGGGCCATGGCGGGCGAAACCGACCTGCTGATCGTCAACAAGTTCGGCAAGCTGGAATCCCAGGGCCGGGGCATGATCGACGAGATGCTGGCCGCCGTCAGCTGCGGCATCCCACTGCTGACCTCGGTGGAATCGCCGCTGCTGGCGCACTGGCGGGAACTGACCGGCGGCTTGGCCGAGGAACTGAGTCCGGGCTGCGGCGCGCTGATGCGCTGGTGGGACACGGTCCGGCCACGCGGCGTGCCGCGCTCGTCACGGATGCTGCGCTCCGCCCAGACGGCCGACGCCTAG
- a CDS encoding ribbon-helix-helix domain-containing protein, with amino-acid sequence MNWQDRQGMIADLNLRIELKRLADKAFDRDDGPLMAILEVAINTLDERLADPEAYAREEIPRKRPVTLICRNVRIKGKRTSVKLENEFWQALEVMAGEAHCTIDDLCEAARRRFEASSLTSAIRVFVLNSNMASQPNQPVPA; translated from the coding sequence ATGAATTGGCAAGACCGTCAGGGCATGATCGCCGACCTCAACCTGCGCATCGAGTTGAAGCGTCTGGCCGACAAGGCGTTCGACCGTGACGACGGCCCGCTGATGGCGATCCTCGAGGTCGCCATCAACACCCTGGACGAGCGCCTGGCCGACCCGGAAGCCTATGCGCGGGAAGAAATCCCGCGCAAGCGGCCGGTGACGCTGATCTGCCGCAACGTCCGGATCAAGGGCAAGCGCACCAGCGTCAAGCTGGAGAACGAGTTCTGGCAGGCCCTGGAAGTGATGGCCGGCGAGGCGCACTGCACCATCGACGATCTGTGCGAGGCCGCGCGGCGCAGGTTCGAAGCCAGCAGCCTGACCTCGGCGATCCGCGTCTTCGTGCTGAACAGCAATATGGCCAGCCAGCCCAACCAGCCGGTTCCGGCCTGA
- a CDS encoding EAL domain-containing protein, which produces MRPARSDAKSSDDSIGALPATEGRRIFDLVIRYGAGAVLLWTVLLGLSLWWTIGHQKDTTFELALNTARSAFNKDLAYRRWASGHGGVYVEPSEKTPPSPWMSHLPDRDIIANDGRLLTLMNPAYMLREMMADYGDDYGIKGRIVGIVYLNPNNEADSWEAEAIRQFSAGTITEKLEISALEGKPYLRLIKPFMMEESCQKCHGHLGFPNGSVRGAVGVSVPMEPYLEVESQAIRALAVSHGGFWLVGVLGIGLIGRRSARRLKEKALADEETRLAAHVFRNALEATIITDPRGRILRINPMFTELTGYGEAEVVGGNPRIIRSDHHDADFYKEMWQAIYRDGRWQGEIWNRRKDGRVFVAWESIVAVYDAAGAIRYFIGSFSDITEQVEAQRHILRLAHYDVLTDLPNRVLFQDRLERAVVHALRHDRLAALLFLDLDGFKKVNDTMGHRAGNELLKEVAVRLRGCVRMTDTIARLGGDEFTVILDEISSAGDAAVVAEKILAALRAPIAIDGREVFIGTSIGISLFPADGQSGDELLKQADTAMYQAKAAGKGRFNFYSAEMTKREEHRLELEMALRQAVDEEQFHVHYQPKKNLAAGRVSGFEALVRWQHPSLGMIAPLDFIPLAEEMHLVDRIDLLVMRQACRQGRIWLDQGHDVTMAVNLSGVNFSVDDLPDQVRRVLDETGFPADHLELEITESFVIDLEVDQREVMQRLRALGVMLAIDDFGTGYSSLSYLKRLPVNTLKIDRSFVRDIARDSRDMMLVSSIIGIAHSLGLKVVAEGIEDSEQMSILETQECDEIQGYFIAKPMSAELAGIFMTGAPASHAVISG; this is translated from the coding sequence ATGCGTCCAGCGCGCTCCGATGCCAAAAGCTCGGACGATAGCATCGGCGCGCTTCCGGCGACCGAAGGACGGCGGATTTTCGATCTGGTAATTCGCTATGGCGCCGGCGCGGTGCTGCTTTGGACCGTTCTGCTGGGCCTGTCCTTGTGGTGGACCATCGGCCACCAGAAGGACACCACCTTCGAACTCGCCCTGAATACCGCCCGATCCGCCTTCAACAAGGATCTCGCCTACCGGCGCTGGGCCTCGGGGCATGGCGGCGTGTACGTGGAGCCGTCCGAGAAGACGCCGCCCAGTCCTTGGATGTCCCATCTGCCTGACCGCGACATCATCGCCAATGACGGGCGGCTGCTGACCCTGATGAACCCGGCCTACATGCTGCGCGAGATGATGGCCGATTACGGCGACGATTACGGCATCAAGGGCCGGATCGTCGGCATCGTCTATCTCAATCCCAACAACGAGGCCGATTCCTGGGAGGCCGAGGCCATCCGGCAGTTCTCGGCCGGCACCATCACCGAGAAGCTGGAGATCTCGGCGCTGGAGGGCAAGCCTTACCTGCGCCTGATCAAGCCGTTCATGATGGAGGAGAGCTGCCAGAAGTGCCATGGCCACCTAGGCTTTCCCAACGGCTCGGTCCGGGGCGCCGTCGGCGTTTCCGTCCCCATGGAACCCTATCTCGAGGTGGAAAGTCAGGCCATCCGCGCCCTGGCGGTGTCCCATGGCGGCTTTTGGCTGGTGGGCGTGCTCGGCATCGGCCTGATCGGCCGGCGGAGCGCCCGGCGGCTGAAGGAGAAGGCCCTGGCCGACGAGGAGACCCGTCTGGCGGCCCATGTGTTCCGCAACGCCCTGGAAGCCACCATCATTACCGATCCCCGCGGGCGGATTCTGCGGATCAATCCTATGTTCACCGAGTTGACGGGCTATGGCGAGGCGGAGGTGGTCGGCGGCAATCCCCGCATCATCCGCTCCGACCATCACGATGCCGATTTCTACAAGGAGATGTGGCAGGCCATCTACCGCGACGGCCGCTGGCAGGGTGAAATCTGGAACCGCCGCAAGGACGGCCGGGTCTTCGTCGCCTGGGAAAGCATCGTCGCCGTCTATGACGCGGCCGGCGCCATCCGTTACTTCATCGGCAGCTTCAGCGACATCACCGAGCAGGTGGAGGCGCAGCGCCATATCCTGCGTCTTGCCCATTACGACGTGCTGACCGATTTGCCCAACCGGGTGCTGTTCCAGGATCGTCTGGAGCGCGCCGTGGTCCACGCGCTGCGCCATGACCGGCTGGCCGCGCTGCTGTTCCTTGATCTGGACGGCTTCAAGAAGGTCAACGACACCATGGGCCATCGGGCCGGTAACGAGCTGCTCAAGGAAGTGGCCGTTCGCCTGCGCGGCTGCGTGCGCATGACCGACACCATCGCCCGGCTGGGCGGCGACGAATTCACGGTCATCCTGGACGAGATTTCCTCGGCCGGGGACGCCGCCGTGGTCGCCGAGAAGATTCTGGCGGCTTTGCGCGCTCCCATCGCCATCGACGGGCGCGAGGTGTTCATCGGCACCAGCATCGGCATCAGCCTGTTCCCCGCCGACGGGCAGAGCGGCGACGAATTGCTGAAGCAGGCCGATACCGCCATGTATCAGGCCAAGGCGGCGGGCAAGGGACGCTTCAACTTCTACTCCGCCGAAATGACCAAGCGCGAGGAGCATCGCCTCGAACTGGAGATGGCGCTCCGCCAGGCAGTGGACGAGGAGCAGTTCCACGTCCATTACCAGCCGAAGAAGAACCTCGCCGCCGGCCGGGTGTCCGGTTTCGAGGCTCTGGTCCGCTGGCAGCATCCCAGCCTGGGCATGATTGCGCCCCTCGATTTCATCCCCTTGGCCGAGGAAATGCATCTGGTCGACCGGATCGACCTGCTGGTGATGCGCCAGGCCTGCCGGCAAGGGCGGATCTGGCTGGACCAGGGGCACGACGTGACCATGGCCGTCAACCTTTCCGGCGTCAACTTCTCGGTTGACGACCTCCCGGATCAGGTTCGCCGGGTCCTGGACGAGACCGGATTTCCCGCCGACCACCTGGAGCTGGAGATCACCGAAAGCTTCGTCATCGACCTGGAGGTGGACCAGCGCGAGGTGATGCAGCGGCTGCGCGCCTTGGGCGTGATGCTGGCCATCGACGATTTCGGCACCGGCTATTCCTCTCTCAGCTACCTGAAGCGCCTGCCGGTCAACACCTTGAAGATCGACCGCTCGTTCGTGCGCGACATCGCGCGGGATTCGCGCGACATGATGCTGGTGTCCTCCATCATCGGCATCGCCCATTCCCTGGGCCTGAAGGTGGTGGCCGAGGGCATCGAGGACTCGGAGCAGATGAGCATCCTCGAAACCCAGGAATGCGACGAGATTCAGGGATATTTCATCGCCAAGCCCATGAGCGCCGAACTGGCGGGCATCTTCATGACCGGAGCACCCGCCAGCCATGCCGTCATCTCCGGCTGA
- a CDS encoding helix-turn-helix transcriptional regulator, giving the protein MDEVQDFPEMMDTHQVARYLRIKERKVYELLKERRIPCTRVTGKWLFPKGEIDAWLKRNSASPSDAPRQGPAPMVVAGSHDPLLEWCLREMGGGLAVLPGSSMDGLRQLAAGEAAVAGIHLLDPESGAYNLPQVQDVLAERNVVLIEWAWRQQGLVVASGNPLGIASLADLATAKARVVLRQEGAGSRLLLDRLLAEAGIAPDALVTAKVPVRSETDVGLAILEGAADAGLAVASVAKSLKLDFVPLHRERFDLAVDRRAYFEPPIQTLLAFTRTVEFARRAETLGGYDISGIGAIRWNG; this is encoded by the coding sequence ATGGATGAAGTCCAAGATTTTCCCGAGATGATGGACACCCATCAGGTGGCCCGCTACCTGCGCATCAAGGAGCGCAAGGTCTACGAGCTGCTGAAGGAGCGGCGGATTCCCTGTACCAGGGTGACCGGCAAGTGGCTGTTTCCCAAGGGTGAGATCGACGCCTGGCTGAAGCGCAACAGCGCCTCGCCGTCGGACGCTCCCCGCCAGGGACCGGCGCCCATGGTGGTGGCCGGCAGCCACGATCCCTTGCTGGAATGGTGCCTGCGGGAAATGGGCGGGGGACTGGCCGTCCTGCCGGGATCGTCCATGGATGGCTTGCGCCAGCTGGCCGCCGGCGAGGCGGCGGTGGCCGGCATCCATCTCCTTGATCCGGAGAGCGGCGCCTACAATCTGCCCCAGGTTCAGGACGTGCTGGCCGAGCGCAACGTGGTGCTGATCGAATGGGCCTGGCGCCAGCAAGGACTGGTGGTGGCGTCGGGCAATCCGCTGGGCATCGCCTCGCTGGCCGATCTGGCGACGGCCAAGGCCCGCGTGGTGCTGCGCCAGGAGGGGGCGGGCAGCAGGCTGTTGCTGGATCGCCTGCTGGCCGAGGCCGGAATCGCTCCGGACGCCCTGGTTACCGCCAAGGTTCCGGTGCGCAGCGAGACCGATGTCGGCCTGGCCATTCTGGAAGGCGCCGCCGATGCCGGCTTGGCCGTCGCCTCGGTGGCCAAGAGCCTGAAACTGGACTTCGTGCCGTTGCACCGCGAGCGTTTCGACCTGGCGGTGGATCGCCGCGCCTATTTCGAGCCGCCCATCCAGACGTTGCTGGCCTTCACCCGCACCGTGGAATTCGCCCGTCGGGCGGAAACCCTGGGGGGCTACGATATTTCGGGAATCGGCGCCATTCGCTGGAACGGCTAG
- the chrA gene encoding chromate efflux transporter yields the protein MPSSPADPAHPRFDEALRVWLRVGLLSFGGPAGQIATMHRILVEEKKWVGEARFLHALNFCMLLPGPEAQQLATYIGWLLHRTWGGVVAGTLFVLPGFLVMMGLAALYAGFHQVPLVEGLFYGIKPAVLAVVIEAVLRIGRRALRSVEKIVIAAAAFAGIFFGDLPFPLIVLAAGLWGFFAARTGRAAFLPGGAAAQAESKGVADRILDQGALHTRPDRRRAILTAAVCLVLWLAPVAAAMAWGGGAFGAVGLFFSKMAVVTFGGAYAVLAYVAQQAVEVHGWLAAPEMLDGLGLAETTPGPLILVNQFVGFLAGYRNPGGLDPWLGGVLGASLTVWVTFMPCFLWILGGAPYVEVLRGYQALSGALAAITAAVVGVIFNLGLWFALHVLFATVEERHVGPLRLFAPDPNSLDPAALGLALAAAIAMLRLGIGMMPTLLAAGLSGIAWKLLLFP from the coding sequence ATGCCGTCATCTCCGGCTGATCCCGCCCATCCCCGGTTCGACGAGGCCCTGCGGGTCTGGCTGCGCGTCGGCCTGCTCAGCTTCGGCGGCCCGGCCGGGCAGATCGCCACCATGCACCGCATCCTGGTGGAGGAGAAGAAGTGGGTGGGAGAGGCCCGCTTCCTCCACGCGCTGAACTTCTGCATGCTGTTGCCGGGGCCCGAGGCGCAGCAACTCGCCACATATATCGGCTGGCTGCTGCACCGGACCTGGGGCGGCGTGGTGGCCGGAACCCTGTTCGTGCTGCCCGGTTTCCTGGTGATGATGGGGCTGGCGGCTCTGTATGCCGGCTTCCATCAGGTTCCGCTGGTGGAGGGCCTGTTCTACGGCATCAAGCCGGCGGTGCTGGCCGTGGTGATCGAGGCGGTGCTGCGCATCGGCCGCCGGGCGCTGCGCTCGGTCGAGAAAATCGTCATCGCGGCGGCGGCTTTTGCCGGCATTTTCTTCGGTGACCTGCCGTTTCCGCTGATCGTGCTGGCGGCCGGGCTCTGGGGCTTTTTTGCGGCGCGGACGGGGCGGGCGGCTTTCCTGCCCGGCGGGGCCGCGGCCCAGGCAGAGTCCAAGGGGGTCGCCGACCGGATTCTCGACCAGGGGGCTCTGCACACCCGGCCCGACCGCCGCCGCGCCATCCTGACGGCGGCCGTCTGCCTGGTCCTGTGGCTGGCCCCGGTGGCGGCGGCCATGGCCTGGGGCGGCGGCGCGTTCGGAGCCGTCGGCCTGTTCTTCTCCAAGATGGCGGTGGTGACCTTCGGCGGCGCCTATGCCGTGCTGGCCTATGTGGCGCAGCAGGCCGTCGAGGTGCATGGCTGGCTGGCGGCGCCCGAGATGCTGGACGGGCTGGGGCTGGCCGAGACCACGCCGGGGCCGCTGATCCTGGTCAACCAGTTCGTCGGCTTCCTGGCCGGTTACCGTAATCCCGGCGGTCTCGATCCCTGGCTGGGGGGAGTTCTGGGGGCGAGCTTGACCGTCTGGGTCACCTTCATGCCCTGTTTCCTGTGGATTCTGGGCGGCGCCCCCTATGTGGAGGTTCTGCGCGGCTATCAGGCGTTGTCCGGCGCCCTGGCGGCCATCACCGCCGCCGTGGTGGGGGTGATCTTCAATCTCGGCCTGTGGTTCGCCCTGCACGTGCTGTTCGCCACCGTCGAGGAACGGCATGTGGGGCCGCTGCGCCTGTTCGCCCCTGATCCCAACAGCCTGGACCCGGCGGCGCTGGGCCTGGCCCTGGCCGCCGCCATCGCCATGCTCCGCCTCGGCATCGGCATGATGCCGACCCTGCTGGCGGCCGGATTGTCCGGCATCGCGTGGAAGCTACTTCTTTTTCCGTAG
- a CDS encoding homospermidine synthase, whose protein sequence is MRTIVFRGRLVIIGCGSIGQGILPLILRHIEIEPAQITIITACERGREVAAEYGIQFINKPLTKDDFRDRLTPMLRKGDFLLNLSVDVSSTALVELCRDLGVLYQDTCIEPWAGGYTDPSLSPSLRTNYALREEMLRLRVKGPAPTALVTHGANPGLVSHFVKQALLDIAADTGLGSDVPKDRQGWGELASRLGVKVIHIAERDTQQGTVPKGPDEFVNTWSIDGFVGEGCQPAELGWGTHEKEMPADGRRHEFGGDAAIYLLKPGASQKVRTWTPVEGAFHGFLITHNESISIADYFTVRDGERIAYRPTVHYAYHPCDAAVLSLHELAGKNWAMPSKQRLMVKELVSGIDELGVLIAGHAKGAYWYGSQLSIAEARELAPHNSATSLQVTATVLAGMVWALENPMRGIVEPDEIDFQRILEIARPYLGPVVGVYTDWTPLDGRGALFAEDLDTSDPWQFKNVRVI, encoded by the coding sequence ATGCGCACCATTGTCTTCAGGGGCCGTTTGGTCATCATCGGCTGCGGCAGCATCGGCCAGGGCATTCTGCCCCTCATCCTGCGCCATATCGAGATCGAACCGGCCCAAATCACCATCATCACCGCTTGCGAACGCGGCCGCGAGGTCGCCGCCGAATACGGCATCCAATTCATCAACAAGCCGCTGACCAAGGATGATTTCCGCGACCGTCTGACTCCCATGCTGCGCAAGGGCGACTTCCTGCTGAATCTTTCGGTGGATGTGTCGTCGACCGCGCTGGTCGAGCTGTGCCGCGATCTCGGCGTGCTTTATCAGGACACCTGCATCGAACCCTGGGCCGGCGGCTATACCGATCCCAGCCTGTCGCCCAGCTTGCGCACCAATTACGCGCTGCGCGAGGAGATGCTGCGCCTTCGGGTCAAGGGCCCGGCGCCCACGGCGCTGGTCACCCACGGCGCCAATCCCGGTCTGGTCTCCCACTTCGTCAAGCAGGCGCTGCTCGACATCGCCGCCGATACCGGCCTGGGGAGCGACGTTCCCAAGGACCGGCAGGGCTGGGGCGAACTGGCGTCACGCCTGGGCGTCAAGGTCATCCACATCGCCGAGCGCGATACCCAGCAGGGCACCGTCCCCAAGGGACCGGACGAATTCGTCAACACCTGGTCCATCGACGGTTTCGTCGGCGAGGGATGCCAGCCGGCCGAACTGGGCTGGGGCACCCACGAGAAGGAGATGCCCGCCGATGGCCGCCGGCACGAATTCGGCGGCGACGCGGCCATCTACCTGCTGAAGCCGGGCGCCAGCCAGAAGGTGCGGACCTGGACGCCGGTGGAAGGGGCCTTCCATGGTTTCCTCATCACCCACAACGAATCCATCTCCATCGCCGATTACTTCACGGTGAGGGATGGGGAGCGGATCGCCTATCGCCCCACCGTGCATTACGCCTATCACCCTTGCGACGCCGCCGTGCTGTCGCTGCACGAACTGGCGGGCAAGAACTGGGCGATGCCGTCCAAGCAGCGTCTGATGGTCAAGGAACTGGTCAGCGGCATCGACGAACTGGGCGTGCTGATCGCCGGCCACGCCAAGGGCGCCTATTGGTACGGCTCGCAGCTGTCCATCGCCGAGGCCCGCGAACTGGCGCCGCACAACAGCGCCACCAGCCTGCAGGTCACCGCCACGGTGCTGGCCGGCATGGTCTGGGCGCTGGAAAACCCCATGCGGGGCATCGTCGAACCCGACGAGATCGATTTCCAGCGCATCCTGGAAATCGCCCGGCCTTATCTCGGCCCGGTGGTCGGGGTCTACACCGACTGGACGCCGCTGGACGGCCGCGGCGCATTGTTCGCCGAGGATCTGGACACTTCCGATCCCTGGCAGTTCAAGAACGTCCGGGTGATCTGA
- a CDS encoding GNAT family N-acetyltransferase: MTTEIRNGSKVPSASVTVKIARTPDEFAMAMAIRAAVFLAEEDNITYFDEFNGNDYVATHLIAFVDGDPAGVIRVRWFADFALLERVGIRKRYRSYQVLASLARAALDLARQKGYRIAAGRARLETVNFWKRFGGRQSGEAITMYRGTLVPIVHDIPRRPDLGSIQAGPFGDPEFESLIVQQEGNWDFSKLKAPVHLSAAE, translated from the coding sequence ATGACGACAGAGATCCGCAACGGTAGCAAGGTCCCCAGCGCGTCTGTTACCGTGAAGATCGCCCGCACTCCGGACGAATTCGCCATGGCCATGGCCATTCGCGCTGCGGTTTTCCTCGCTGAAGAGGACAACATCACCTATTTCGACGAGTTCAACGGCAACGATTACGTGGCCACCCACCTGATCGCCTTCGTGGATGGAGATCCGGCCGGGGTCATCCGGGTGCGCTGGTTCGCCGATTTCGCCCTTCTCGAGCGGGTCGGCATCCGCAAGCGCTACCGTTCCTATCAGGTCCTGGCCTCGCTGGCCCGGGCCGCCCTGGATCTGGCCCGCCAGAAGGGATACCGCATCGCCGCCGGGCGCGCCCGGCTGGAGACGGTGAATTTCTGGAAGCGCTTCGGCGGCCGTCAGTCGGGCGAGGCCATCACCATGTACCGCGGCACCCTGGTTCCCATCGTCCACGACATTCCGCGCCGCCCCGACCTGGGCAGCATTCAGGCCGGCCCGTTCGGCGACCCGGAGTTCGAATCCCTGATCGTCCAGCAGGAAGGCAACTGGGATTTCAGCAAGCTCAAGGCTCCCGTCCACCTTTCGGCCGCGGAGTAG
- a CDS encoding acyltransferase yields MSGKDKTVAQMSRSELMDLLKRFAGLPPPSGYDQDDWDDWLVASVLQRCRRDAGDESVDGAGTANAIKLLAPLKFFPQLLPHLEDQLGRGLTAEELEPAVALRKKK; encoded by the coding sequence ATGAGCGGAAAAGATAAGACCGTCGCGCAGATGTCGCGATCGGAACTCATGGACCTGTTGAAGCGTTTCGCCGGCCTGCCGCCGCCTTCGGGCTACGACCAGGACGACTGGGACGACTGGCTTGTCGCGTCGGTGCTGCAGCGCTGCCGCCGCGACGCCGGCGACGAAAGCGTCGACGGGGCCGGTACCGCCAACGCCATCAAGCTGCTGGCGCCGCTCAAGTTCTTTCCGCAGCTCCTGCCCCATCTGGAAGACCAGCTGGGACGCGGCCTGACCGCCGAGGAACTGGAACCGGCCGTCGCCCTACGGAAAAAGAAGTAG
- a CDS encoding LysR family transcriptional regulator, producing the protein MGQFRLHDWNDVRLIIACAEHKSFAAAAAAMGVDQTTVSRRIGNMEAAIGRPLFTRRKSGAAPTPAGEALLERARAMAALADDFEGAMQGLTSFQSPKVTVAASEGLLTYTLIPALMGQDKHELPLDRSLVRNELPKLAFTTAPAKADISVMATSPGDLPKVGGSVHVRRVGTMNFVPVASRGFLHELRGVSSFDDLAQLPLLDIGIYRAIRGLDAWNGLVASKQGEGVSVAANTPKVQRPLLGGEGISLLPDYSTLYEHQLEAVDVKTPSLAVSLWLVSHEDTLREPSVRDLYDLLAGMFTTSAWYREK; encoded by the coding sequence ATGGGTCAGTTTCGCCTGCACGACTGGAACGACGTCCGGCTGATCATCGCCTGCGCCGAGCATAAGAGCTTCGCCGCGGCCGCCGCGGCCATGGGCGTGGATCAGACCACGGTCAGCCGCCGGATCGGCAACATGGAGGCCGCCATAGGGCGGCCGCTGTTCACCCGGCGCAAGTCGGGGGCGGCACCGACGCCGGCGGGCGAGGCCCTGCTGGAGCGGGCGCGGGCCATGGCGGCGCTGGCCGACGACTTCGAAGGCGCCATGCAGGGCCTGACCAGCTTTCAAAGCCCCAAGGTGACGGTGGCAGCCAGCGAGGGATTGCTGACCTACACCCTGATTCCCGCCCTGATGGGCCAGGACAAGCATGAGCTGCCGCTCGACCGCAGCCTGGTGAGAAACGAACTGCCCAAGCTGGCGTTCACCACCGCGCCGGCCAAGGCCGACATCTCCGTCATGGCGACCTCGCCGGGAGATCTGCCCAAGGTCGGCGGCTCCGTCCATGTGCGGCGGGTCGGAACCATGAATTTCGTCCCCGTGGCCAGTCGGGGTTTCCTGCACGAATTGCGGGGAGTCTCCAGCTTCGATGATCTGGCGCAGCTGCCGCTGCTCGACATCGGAATCTACCGCGCCATTCGCGGCCTGGACGCCTGGAACGGCCTGGTGGCCAGCAAGCAGGGGGAGGGGGTCAGCGTGGCCGCCAATACGCCCAAGGTCCAGCGCCCCTTGCTGGGAGGCGAAGGCATCTCGCTTCTTCCGGACTATTCGACGCTCTACGAGCATCAGTTGGAAGCCGTCGACGTCAAAACCCCGTCTCTGGCGGTGTCGCTGTGGCTGGTCTCGCACGAAGATACCCTGCGCGAGCCGTCGGTTCGCGATCTGTACGACCTGCTGGCCGGCATGTTCACCACATCGGCGTGGTACCGGGAAAAGTGA
- a CDS encoding LysR family transcriptional regulator, with protein MDAGDLRVFEAVARLGGMSRAAAELNTVQSNVTARIRLLEEELGAELFERHSRGVIPTAAGRRLMPYALQVISLLKDARRAVGDMGEPSGDLVIGSLETTLSMHLAPLLTTFVERWPGVDLSIRGGTTRETVEQVLERRLEGAFVAGPVNHPDLVEETVFREELVVLTAPSIGRLDWSAGLAGLRIVVLRSGCSYRQRLEDILARRGVVGLRLLEFGTLEAIFGCVAAGMGITLLPRRMVERVWRGRKVGVHTLPPDEAMVDTVFVRRRDSFVSSAQSAFLDHVRHGLAQAQAAE; from the coding sequence ATGGATGCCGGCGATCTTCGGGTATTCGAGGCAGTGGCCCGTCTGGGCGGCATGAGCCGGGCGGCGGCCGAACTGAACACCGTGCAGTCCAACGTCACCGCCCGCATCCGCTTGCTGGAGGAGGAGCTGGGCGCGGAATTGTTCGAGCGCCATTCGCGCGGCGTGATCCCGACCGCCGCCGGGCGCCGCCTGATGCCCTATGCGCTTCAGGTGATCAGCCTGCTGAAAGACGCCCGCCGGGCGGTGGGCGACATGGGCGAGCCGTCGGGCGACCTGGTGATCGGTTCGCTGGAAACCACCCTTTCCATGCATCTGGCGCCCTTGCTCACCACCTTCGTCGAGCGCTGGCCCGGGGTGGACCTGTCCATCCGCGGCGGCACCACCCGCGAAACCGTCGAGCAGGTGCTGGAACGCCGGCTGGAGGGCGCCTTCGTCGCCGGTCCGGTCAACCATCCCGATCTGGTGGAGGAAACGGTGTTCCGCGAGGAACTGGTGGTGCTGACCGCGCCGTCCATCGGGCGTCTGGACTGGTCGGCGGGGCTGGCCGGCTTGCGCATCGTGGTTCTGCGCTCGGGCTGTTCCTACCGCCAGCGGCTCGAGGACATCCTGGCCCGGCGCGGCGTGGTGGGCTTGCGGCTGCTGGAATTCGGCACGCTGGAGGCCATTTTCGGCTGCGTCGCCGCCGGCATGGGGATCACCTTGCTGCCCCGGCGCATGGTGGAGCGGGTGTGGCGCGGTCGGAAGGTGGGCGTCCATACCCTACCGCCCGACGAGGCCATGGTGGACACGGTGTTCGTCCGGCGCCGGGATTCCTTCGTATCCAGCGCCCAGTCGGCTTTTCTCGACCATGTCCGCCATGGGCTGGCCCAGGCGCAGGCCGCCGAGTAG